In a single window of the Littorina saxatilis isolate snail1 linkage group LG3, US_GU_Lsax_2.0, whole genome shotgun sequence genome:
- the LOC138963208 gene encoding cytochrome P450 2U1-like, translating to MFDVILVAFIVFLACHWYCDYRSSNLPPGPPSLPLIGHLPLLDQDPRAQFVTWRRQYGDVFSLYLGSRLVVVLNGYDVIKDALVKHADIFSVRPKMFITDLITQRGIVFNSGPSWKEQRKVSIQILRSLGMGRQRFADNMLAEVSEFVKAVGKKQGQATDLSKVIIVSMSNNICSVIFGRRFDYDFPNFLRYLDLIQENFHHLRSTNLVNYLPWLRFLPGDLFKAKKILHNVQEMNKCFLIPQIQRHIDNQNGGDDTDNEESDDFISAYLKQIRKEKATGNAPSTVNEENLLWVVSDLFVAGTETLTSTLLWIILYLIHNPKVQDKCFKEISDVIGRTSPPSLRHRQDMTYVQATILETLRIADVGGMGLQHGVLRTAEFRGCTIPRDAIVLPILHSALHDSAVWGDPENFRPERFLDSAGGLVKKAEFIPFSLGRRQCPGEGIARQQLFFYVTSLIQHFRFLPAEDGQLPSLDGIQGFTFSPAPFCLRAVPRDDQA from the exons ATGTTTGACGTCATTCTCGTCGCTTTCATCGTCTTCCTCGCCTGCCACTGGTATTGTGACTACCGGTCATCAAACCTCCCCCCAGggcccccctccctccccctcatcGGACATCTCCCCCTCCTTGACCAGGATCCCAGGGCCCAGTTCGTGACGTGGCGACGTCAGTATGGTGACGTCTTCAGCCTGTACCTGGGCAGCCGCCTGGTCGTGGTTCtcaacggatatgacgtcatcaaggacgCTCTGGTGAAGCACGCTGACATCTTCTCCGTCAGACCTAAGATGTTCATCACTGACCTCATTACACAGAGAG GAATCGTCTTCAACTCAGGTCCATCGTGGAAGGAGCAGCGAAAGGTCTCCATCCAGATTCTCCGCTCGCTGGGCATGGGTAGGCAGAGGTTCGCCGACAACATGCTCGCTGAGGTCTCGGAGTTTGTCAAGGCCGTGGGCAAGAAGCAAGGTCAAGCTACCGACCTGTCCAAGGTGATCATTGTCAGCATGTCCAACAACATTTGTTCTGTTATTTTCGGGCGGAGGTTTGACTACGACTTTCCCAATTTCTTGAGGTATCTGGATCTCATTCAGGAGAACTTTCACCACCTTCGCTCCACGAACTTggtcaattatctaccctggtTGAGGTTTCTGCCTGGAGATCTGTTCAAGGCTAAAAAg ATTCTTCACAACGTGCAGGAGATGAATAAGTGTTTCCTCATTCCACAAATTCAGCGACATATTGACAACCAAAACGGTGGTGATGATACGGACAATGAGGAAAGCGATGATTTTATCAGTGCCTACCTCAAACAGATACGAAAGGAGAAAGCAACTGGAAATGCTCCTTCAACAGTGAATG AGGAAAATTTACTGTGGGTTGTATCCGACCTCTTCGTCGCAGGGACCGAGACGTTAACTTCCACGCTCCTCTGGATCATTCTCTACCTCATTCACAACCCCAAAGTACAGGACAAGTGCTTCAAAGAGATCAGTGACGTCATTGGTCGAACGTCACCACCCAGCCTACGTCACAGACAGGACATGACGTACGTGCAAGCCACCATTTTGGAAACTCTTCGAATTGCTGACGTCGGAGGTATGGGCTTGCAACATGGGGTTTTGAGAACCGCGGAATTTCGGGGCTGCACAATTCCGCGGGATGCAATCGTTTTGCCCATCCTGCATTCCGCGCTTCATGATTCTGCGGTGTGGGGAGACCCCGAGAACTTTCGTCCTGAACGCTTTCTCGACTCCGCTGGGGGGCTGGTGAAGAAGGCAGAGTTCATCCCCTTTTCCCTTG GTCGAAGACAGTGCCCAGGGGAAGGAATCGCGCGCCAGCAGCTTTTCTTCTACGTCACTTCCCTCATACAACACTTCCGTTTCCTGCCGGCAGAAGATGGACAGCTGCCATCTTTGGATGGAATCCAAGGATTCACCTTCTCTCCAGCACCATTTTGTCTTCGTGCTGTTCCAAGGGATGATCAAGCTTGA
- the LOC138963209 gene encoding uncharacterized protein, with protein MLKLILLAMVFVAVVHADTHTCLLRKGKKLRTFGNTKERVKIPCKYHAISATRCGNYKVTVTPGNAIEADKNKRYIVKTMYVGVERISDGMKFEGRSDLHIAQKFLDGVKPAPFNKKDGALNITDVFDFGPTTEDDKVTLAAKDGSFNITFGLYKAGSTWHRKSGFQFDCYSADFEPTDYPDQLCGNGTKHEAATFKADNGFQDRRQATTFYNVFMNQGLAQTDSDCKTTADTMAKKCDGFEYEAAQKCWKIVGRKRFHKCVTRNLEKPESAMRHCVEYVCSNYTDPNSCHALSDEMDGCSNLVGVSEKVRDHCAPDLTIRF; from the exons ATGCTGAAACTCATTCTTCTCGCTATGGTCTTTGTGGCCGTTG TGCACGCGGACACCCACACGTGCCTCCTGAGAAAGGGCAAGAAGCTGCGCACCTTCGGCAACACCAAGGAGCGAGTAAAGATCCCCTGTAAGTATCACGCCATCAGCGCCACCAGGTGCGGTAACTACAAGGTCACCGTCACCCCTGGCAACGCCATCGAGGCGGACAAGAACAAGCGCTACATCGTGAAGACCATGTATGTGGGAGTGGAGAGAATCAGCGACGGCATGAAGTTTGAGGGACGCAGCGACCTCCATATTGCTCAGAAG TTCCTGGATGGAGTGAAGCCGGCACCTTTCAACAAGAAGGACGGAGCATTGAACATCACTGATGTGTTCGACTTCGGACCTACCACGGAGGACGATAAGGTCACTCTTGCCGCCAAGGACGGAAGCTTCAATATCACCTTCGGACTGTACAAAGCTGGTAGCACGTGGCACAGGAAGTCTGGCTTCCAGTTTGACTGCTACAGCGCTGACTTCGAGCCCACTGACTATCCGGATCAGCTCTGCG GAAACGGAACGAAGCACGAGGCAGCCACCTTCAAGGCTGACAACGGATTCCAAGACAGGCGACAGGCAACGACCTTTTACAACGTGTTCATGAACCAGGGACTCGCTCAGAC CGACTCTGACTGCAAGACGACAGCCGATACGATGGCCAAGAAGTGTGACGGCTTTGAGTACGAGGCGGCTCAGAAGTGCTGGAAGATTGTGGGCAGGAAGAGGTTCCACAAGTGTGTCACCAGGAACCTGGAGAAACCCGAGAGTGCTATGAGG CATTGCGTAGAGTACGTGTGCAGTAACTACACTGACCCCAACTCATGCCACGCTCTGTCCGACGAGATGGACGGATGTTCCAACTTGGTTGGTGTTTCCGAAAAGGTCAGGGACCACTGTGCCCCCGATCTTACCATCAGGTTTTAG